A genomic stretch from Pelotomaculum schinkii includes:
- a CDS encoding type II toxin-antitoxin system PemK/MazF family toxin yields the protein MTSFNPGDVVLVPFPFSDLSGVKKRPALLLAVANKLQEMVCLMLTSLPGKGVLCHSVASWKAAGLLKHTTARLHRIFTIDRALALGKLGKIDDEEYMEILAKVVTLLERGRF from the coding sequence ATGACCAGCTTTAATCCCGGGGACGTGGTATTGGTACCATTTCCTTTCAGCGACCTCAGCGGGGTTAAGAAAAGACCGGCATTGCTTCTCGCAGTTGCAAATAAGCTACAGGAAATGGTATGCCTGATGCTTACTTCCCTGCCCGGGAAAGGAGTTTTATGTCATTCTGTTGCAAGCTGGAAGGCGGCGGGACTGCTGAAACACACCACTGCAAGGCTTCACAGAATATTCACCATCGACCGGGCGCTTGCACTGGGCAAGTTGGGTAAGATTGACGATGAGGAGTACATGGAAATCCTGGCTAAAGTAGTAACGCTACTGGAGCGAGGTAGATTCTAA
- a CDS encoding EAL domain-containing protein has translation MKKTLENVLANRLITTVFQPVIHIETGRIIGYEALSRGPEGPLQEPLVLFSLATEFGYAMKLEQLCLASAMENSISMPTNLRLFINLSPFAVENGILDVFDHELTELTVIEITEAGVINDYSKVKKVIDFYRRRGIKIAVDDVGNGYDRLRSIAELEPDWIKIDRGLIQGCYENKGRRRVLKHLVALAAELKAKVVAEGIEKVDELNIAGVIGIHYAQGFYLGKPQSKPWENLMCAGDNSHLSPYLVSKCF, from the coding sequence TTGAAAAAAACCCTGGAAAATGTATTGGCTAACAGGCTGATCACAACGGTATTTCAGCCTGTAATTCACATTGAAACTGGAAGAATAATCGGATATGAGGCTTTATCAAGGGGACCGGAAGGACCGTTGCAAGAACCATTAGTCCTTTTTTCACTTGCCACGGAGTTTGGTTATGCCATGAAGCTGGAACAGTTATGCTTGGCAAGCGCCATGGAAAATTCAATATCAATGCCGACCAATTTGAGACTTTTCATTAATCTTAGCCCTTTCGCAGTCGAGAATGGAATTTTGGACGTGTTTGACCATGAACTTACTGAACTTACTGTTATAGAAATTACCGAGGCTGGAGTAATCAATGACTATAGCAAAGTCAAGAAAGTTATTGATTTTTACAGGAGAAGAGGCATAAAGATAGCTGTTGACGATGTGGGTAATGGTTATGATCGTTTGCGCAGTATAGCTGAACTGGAACCGGATTGGATAAAAATTGATCGTGGGTTAATACAGGGATGCTATGAAAACAAGGGTAGGCGTAGGGTTTTAAAACACCTTGTGGCGTTGGCTGCTGAATTAAAAGCAAAAGTTGTAGCGGAAGGAATTGAGAAGGTAGATGAATTAAATATTGCTGGTGTAATTGGTATACATTATGCCCAGGGATTTTATCTTGGAAAGCCGCAATCAAAACCCTGGGAGAATTTAATGTGTGCAGGTGATAATTCACACTTGTCACCCTATTTAGTTAGCAAGTGTTTTTAA
- a CDS encoding metal-dependent hydrolase, producing MRNIQGETHLSAGLFLGAMTGISFEGGMGDILISTLLGGVMAVLPDVDHPGSMTGRLIRPLSLYLEERWGHRDSPAHTAVFVFISSLTVAALWLLPGHLAGLSTMAPGIAALLGGTSHLVMDSVTRSGIKPWRYLPIPEKWRQKIYRGTLESGKSALERVLACAGLLGAFFISIFKLT from the coding sequence GTGAGAAATATTCAAGGTGAAACACATTTAAGCGCAGGACTTTTTCTAGGGGCAATGACCGGCATTTCGTTTGAAGGAGGTATGGGGGATATTCTAATCAGTACGTTGCTGGGAGGGGTGATGGCGGTTCTTCCGGATGTTGATCATCCGGGCAGTATGACCGGGCGACTCATCAGGCCCCTATCGCTGTATCTGGAGGAGCGCTGGGGACACAGGGATAGTCCCGCTCACACGGCCGTATTCGTCTTTATATCTTCGTTAACAGTCGCAGCGCTCTGGCTTTTACCAGGGCACCTGGCGGGGCTTTCAACGATGGCCCCCGGGATCGCAGCACTGCTTGGAGGCACATCACATTTGGTGATGGACTCTGTAACCAGATCCGGGATAAAGCCCTGGCGCTACCTGCCGATACCGGAAAAATGGCGCCAAAAGATTTACAGGGGAACACTGGAGTCCGGAAAATCAGCGCTGGAACGGGTGCTTGCCTGTGCCGGTTTACTTGGCGCCTTTTTTATCTCTATATTCAAACTCACATAA
- a CDS encoding VirD4-like conjugal transfer protein, CD1115 family: MIAEVFVTGVAVLVLWFKFPMALPVLALAALAGWRGYRAGHVRQGVAASLSVMLMAVLLAYGSWKMVDLWDRGGASSARPAFMTWLKTGQADRADQAARYGLLIGAAAGMFTFFAGNRDFLSSLKGHGPGLVRGRDVVEGGWATERDVRSIAEFGPPREKPFGGGIVLGRLNGRILRVLPEKGKIKIAGHVFILGATGSAKSYTLIRDNIIAAVCEGKSLVVTDPKGELLEDLASWIKFKGYKVNIFNVLSPEHSHWWNMLMECRDDDEMAELADAMISCAGDDHAFFSGGEKNVLTAVIGYARWVLPKGQKHLRAALSLLAWPEDELEKAFQDAYRRGLIKQGLYETYVTARGHWSNYVEGVRNKLRTITTGGLAALTSESDFTLSDIGREKTALFCVLPTDGDYRMLLTPFYAFLFKRLKELAAASPKQRLPVPTRVVVEEAANVGRVPWLGKTLAVARSMAIDIQLAFQNIGQVQGLYSKEKEWQAIVGNCPVKVCLGCDDMDTATWFVRPFGDVRVLTESYSRDVTLPYQHYTEMPRRRESVRKERLMEPWELTQLPEDDMVATVRGKRPLYLQKIPWTDLPQYKEVLAAGQLPVQELIPARSLKISMPVVPGGPGEQGAFGTNMGRGDRENTDGRGQVDVMGLFNQP; encoded by the coding sequence ATGATTGCCGAAGTTTTTGTGACAGGAGTGGCTGTTCTGGTGCTTTGGTTTAAGTTCCCTATGGCTTTACCGGTTCTGGCCCTGGCCGCCCTGGCCGGTTGGCGGGGATATAGGGCCGGGCACGTCAGGCAGGGGGTGGCTGCATCTCTTTCGGTAATGCTTATGGCCGTCCTGCTTGCGTATGGTTCCTGGAAGATGGTTGATTTGTGGGACCGTGGTGGAGCGAGTAGCGCTAGACCGGCCTTCATGACCTGGCTAAAGACCGGGCAAGCGGATCGCGCTGATCAGGCGGCACGATATGGGCTTTTAATCGGGGCCGCAGCCGGCATGTTTACTTTTTTTGCCGGGAACAGAGACTTTCTATCGTCGCTGAAGGGGCACGGGCCGGGTTTGGTGCGGGGGAGGGACGTGGTAGAAGGGGGTTGGGCAACGGAACGTGACGTTAGGTCAATTGCAGAATTTGGGCCGCCCAGGGAGAAGCCTTTTGGCGGCGGTATTGTATTGGGCCGGCTCAACGGCAGGATATTGCGCGTGTTACCTGAAAAAGGCAAAATCAAGATTGCGGGGCATGTATTTATTCTTGGTGCCACGGGTAGCGCTAAGTCTTACACCCTCATTCGTGACAATATTATTGCGGCGGTATGTGAGGGTAAATCACTTGTCGTCACAGATCCGAAAGGGGAACTCCTAGAGGATCTTGCGAGTTGGATAAAGTTCAAAGGTTATAAAGTAAATATTTTCAATGTTCTTAGTCCGGAACATTCGCACTGGTGGAATATGCTTATGGAGTGCCGTGACGATGATGAAATGGCCGAACTGGCCGACGCTATGATCTCCTGTGCCGGTGATGATCACGCCTTCTTCAGCGGTGGTGAGAAAAACGTCCTCACAGCGGTTATCGGCTATGCCCGGTGGGTGCTTCCGAAGGGACAAAAGCACCTTCGGGCGGCGCTCTCACTTCTTGCCTGGCCGGAAGATGAGCTTGAAAAAGCTTTTCAAGATGCCTACAGGAGAGGATTGATTAAACAGGGGCTTTATGAAACATACGTGACCGCGCGTGGGCACTGGAGTAACTATGTGGAGGGTGTGCGGAACAAGCTTAGGACAATAACAACCGGAGGATTGGCAGCGCTCACTTCCGAGAGCGATTTTACCCTCAGCGATATAGGCCGGGAAAAAACTGCGTTGTTCTGTGTTCTACCGACTGATGGGGACTACCGCATGTTGTTAACACCTTTCTATGCTTTTTTGTTTAAGCGTTTAAAAGAACTTGCCGCGGCGAGTCCAAAGCAGCGATTGCCGGTACCAACGAGGGTTGTAGTGGAAGAGGCTGCAAATGTGGGCAGAGTTCCATGGTTAGGAAAAACATTGGCTGTTGCGAGGAGTATGGCCATTGACATTCAATTGGCATTTCAAAATATAGGTCAAGTGCAGGGATTATACTCCAAGGAGAAAGAGTGGCAAGCCATCGTGGGCAACTGCCCTGTAAAAGTGTGCCTCGGTTGCGACGATATGGACACTGCCACATGGTTTGTAAGGCCTTTCGGAGATGTGCGGGTTTTAACAGAGTCATATAGCCGGGATGTGACGCTACCGTACCAGCATTACACAGAAATGCCCCGGCGCAGGGAAAGTGTCCGGAAAGAGCGGTTGATGGAACCATGGGAACTGACGCAACTGCCGGAGGACGACATGGTTGCCACGGTCCGGGGGAAGAGGCCTCTGTATCTACAGAAGATTCCATGGACCGATCTTCCCCAATACAAGGAAGTGCTGGCGGCCGGCCAGCTACCGGTTCAGGAACTCATACCGGCTCGCTCCTTGAAAATTTCCATGCCGGTGGTACCGGGAGGTCCTGGTGAACAAGGAGCTTTCGGTACCAATATGGGCCGTGGAGACAGAGAAAATACCGATGGAAGGGGACAGGTAGATGTAATGGGTCTCTTTAATCAGCCGTGA
- a CDS encoding ParA family protein → MRTIAVVNSKGGVGKSTVSVHLGHALALAGKKTLIVDMDMQDNIRIWFNAEEKRTTLFEMMVEGKKAIDATVNVRERLDIIASGGDNLGAVPFLLNLGNLVNDLSRPDAADFKRILSRLSLQWLFDLKAPAPEILKKSLRPLTGIYDYILIDCSPSRTLLHTMAVVASDHVMVPVSMEWLSIVGSAQVGNAISDVREKYNLSTDIAFVVPTFFDKRRSRVCQEVMEDLTKMYGKKVTNPIRINGRLSEAPSWGKTVFDLADRRGMEDFEELARRVIGNE, encoded by the coding sequence TTGCGTACCATAGCTGTTGTCAATAGTAAAGGTGGAGTTGGCAAATCAACCGTTAGTGTCCACCTCGGCCACGCCCTGGCCCTAGCCGGTAAAAAGACCCTCATCGTGGACATGGACATGCAAGACAATATACGCATTTGGTTTAATGCTGAAGAGAAAAGAACTACATTGTTCGAGATGATGGTGGAAGGAAAGAAGGCAATTGATGCCACAGTAAATGTCCGGGAAAGGTTAGACATAATTGCATCCGGAGGTGACAACCTCGGCGCTGTTCCGTTCCTTTTGAACCTTGGGAACCTGGTTAATGATTTATCAAGACCTGATGCAGCAGATTTCAAGAGAATTCTTAGCAGGCTGTCGCTGCAATGGCTTTTTGACTTAAAGGCGCCAGCTCCGGAAATTCTAAAGAAATCACTACGTCCTCTAACAGGTATCTACGACTACATTTTAATTGACTGCTCCCCATCGAGAACGCTGTTGCACACAATGGCGGTAGTCGCTTCCGATCACGTCATGGTCCCTGTCTCAATGGAATGGCTAAGCATTGTGGGGAGCGCTCAGGTCGGCAACGCCATATCCGATGTAAGGGAAAAATACAATCTCTCAACAGACATCGCGTTTGTGGTACCCACCTTTTTCGATAAAAGAAGAAGCCGTGTATGCCAAGAAGTCATGGAAGACCTGACGAAAATGTATGGCAAGAAGGTTACAAATCCGATCCGGATAAACGGACGACTGTCTGAAGCTCCAAGTTGGGGAAAAACGGTCTTCGATCTTGCCGATCGCCGCGGGATGGAAGATTTCGAGGAACTTGCGCGTAGGGTGATAGGGAATGAATAA
- the ltrA gene encoding group II intron reverse transcriptase/maturase, translating to MMKKWYSLIDKVYRLDNLERACRAIRANKGAPGVDGETVEALGQNLEERLHQLHHELKTGTYKPQPVLRVEIPKADGSKRPLGIPTVKDRVVQQALLNILQPIFEPDFHPSSYGYRPGRSCHQAVAKAERFMNKYGLKYVVDMDLSKCFDRLDHELILEGVNRKVSDGSVLKLIKKFLTAGVMKDGAWEETDIGSPQGGVISPLLTNIYLDQFDQEMKRRGIRIVRYADDILIFARTHREAWKYQKLATEILENELKLVVNKEKTHLTSVNEGVAYLGFIIWPRYVSIHSKKIKSFKDRIRQLTPRNHGINVEEMVKRLNPVLRGWANYFRVANCKNLFSQLMEWIRRRLRMKQMKEWKSWKPLHKALRRRGYKGEFRKISVTKWRNSASPLVNMALPNSWFNEIGLINLASYNAGILHHFWEK from the coding sequence ATGATGAAGAAATGGTACAGCCTAATAGATAAAGTATATCGGCTTGACAATTTGGAAAGAGCCTGCCGTGCCATTAGAGCCAACAAAGGAGCTCCCGGAGTAGACGGTGAGACCGTGGAAGCCTTAGGCCAGAACCTGGAAGAAAGGCTGCACCAACTTCATCATGAGCTGAAAACCGGCACATACAAGCCACAGCCGGTCTTAAGGGTAGAAATTCCCAAAGCGGATGGCAGCAAACGCCCGCTGGGAATACCCACCGTAAAAGACCGTGTAGTCCAACAGGCACTTCTCAATATCTTGCAACCCATCTTTGAACCCGACTTTCATCCCTCAAGCTACGGCTACCGACCGGGACGCTCCTGTCACCAAGCAGTGGCCAAGGCCGAGAGATTTATGAATAAATACGGATTGAAATACGTAGTGGACATGGATCTCTCAAAATGTTTTGATCGGCTGGATCATGAATTGATCTTGGAAGGAGTAAACCGGAAAGTGAGCGACGGCAGCGTGCTGAAGCTCATTAAGAAGTTTCTCACCGCTGGAGTCATGAAAGACGGAGCCTGGGAAGAAACAGATATTGGAAGTCCGCAAGGGGGCGTCATCAGTCCATTACTTACGAACATATATTTGGATCAATTCGACCAGGAAATGAAAAGAAGGGGTATTCGCATCGTCCGCTACGCGGACGATATTCTGATATTCGCCCGAACTCACAGAGAGGCCTGGAAATATCAGAAACTCGCCACCGAAATCCTTGAAAATGAACTCAAGCTAGTGGTCAACAAAGAAAAGACGCACCTCACGAGCGTGAATGAGGGAGTAGCATATCTTGGATTTATCATATGGCCCAGGTATGTCTCTATCCATTCCAAGAAAATAAAGAGCTTTAAGGACAGAATAAGGCAACTAACTCCCAGGAACCACGGAATAAACGTTGAGGAAATGGTGAAGCGTCTTAACCCGGTCTTGAGAGGGTGGGCCAACTATTTCAGGGTCGCCAACTGCAAGAATCTATTTTCACAGTTAATGGAGTGGATTCGGCGGCGGTTGCGAATGAAGCAAATGAAAGAGTGGAAGAGCTGGAAACCATTGCACAAGGCGCTGCGTAGGCGGGGGTATAAAGGGGAGTTTCGGAAAATTTCTGTTACGAAATGGCGCAACTCTGCCAGCCCGCTGGTCAACATGGCACTGCCAAACAGCTGGTTTAACGAGATTGGACTAATTAATTTGGCTTCGTATAATGCCGGCATTTTGCATCACTTTTGGGAGAAGTGA
- a CDS encoding DnaD domain protein translates to MEAKNMMNRLKRVIIKEEFVALTGDMCKAIILNQFIYWSERVNDFDKFIAEEKIRSEQSSMDMIIEPTNGWIYKTAEELSEETMLGMAPNTILRHVKALLEKGWLDERYNPNHKWDRTKQYRVNLLKINQDLVKIGYVLQDYKVELPFSKTENAFSKMENAKSILENGSSKMENRIVQNGKAIPEITTKGSFNHSSIHHKKEDDRARVKTAEGNTENVSGGVDSCVDNKSSTESVKSILKNAGFEGLPVEVEYISKWFDVLSPEMFKYAVNKAVLNGIRSLPYIAGIFEDWVKKGIRTVEQAERETRYDSILSKKKNQGQGRRFTKLPDSQVFKDHPSRQGG, encoded by the coding sequence ATGGAGGCAAAAAATATGATGAATAGACTTAAGCGTGTCATAATTAAAGAAGAGTTTGTGGCATTGACCGGCGACATGTGCAAAGCGATCATCCTGAACCAGTTTATATACTGGTCGGAACGTGTTAACGATTTTGACAAATTCATTGCCGAAGAAAAAATAAGGTCTGAGCAAAGCAGCATGGATATGATTATTGAGCCGACAAACGGGTGGATTTATAAAACGGCGGAAGAATTGTCGGAAGAAACGATGCTTGGCATGGCCCCGAACACTATCTTGAGGCACGTAAAAGCTCTACTTGAAAAAGGTTGGCTTGATGAACGGTATAATCCTAACCATAAGTGGGACCGCACCAAGCAGTACCGCGTCAACCTTTTGAAGATAAATCAAGATCTGGTAAAAATAGGCTATGTTCTTCAGGATTATAAGGTGGAGCTTCCATTTTCCAAAACGGAAAATGCATTTTCCAAAATGGAAAATGCAAAATCCATTTTGGAAAATGGATCTTCCAAAATGGAAAATCGAATCGTACAAAACGGAAAAGCAATACCAGAGATTACTACAAAAGGATCATTCAATCATTCATCCATCCATCATAAAAAAGAGGATGATCGCGCGCGCGTGAAGACGGCAGAAGGTAATACTGAAAATGTTTCTGGCGGTGTGGATAGTTGCGTGGATAATAAATCGTCAACAGAATCCGTCAAATCAATTTTGAAGAATGCCGGCTTTGAAGGTTTGCCGGTGGAGGTTGAGTATATTTCCAAGTGGTTTGATGTGCTTTCTCCGGAGATGTTCAAATATGCAGTAAATAAGGCCGTTTTAAACGGCATAAGAAGCCTGCCTTATATTGCAGGGATTTTCGAGGATTGGGTGAAAAAAGGGATCAGGACTGTAGAGCAGGCCGAGAGGGAAACCAGGTATGATTCTATACTCTCAAAGAAAAAAAACCAGGGACAGGGGAGGAGGTTCACAAAACTCCCTGATTCACAAGTTTTCAAAGACCATCCAAGCAGACAGGGCGGGTGA
- a CDS encoding DUF1257 domain-containing protein, translating to MSHWTQVKTNIRDFDVLEEAAKSLGCEVSRNATARGYYENRIQAMMVIIPPESPYDVAANKEEDGNISLTTDWYMGHVEKVLGADFGLLKQRYSVSMAKRQASALLANVTEETLQDGSIRLKIRGAA from the coding sequence GTGTCTCATTGGACGCAAGTAAAAACAAATATTAGGGATTTTGATGTTCTTGAAGAAGCAGCCAAGTCGCTTGGCTGTGAAGTCTCGCGTAACGCCACTGCGCGGGGATATTACGAAAACAGGATTCAGGCTATGATGGTCATCATCCCTCCGGAGTCGCCCTATGACGTGGCGGCTAATAAAGAAGAGGATGGCAATATAAGCCTCACAACCGACTGGTACATGGGGCACGTGGAGAAGGTCCTGGGAGCCGATTTTGGACTGCTCAAACAGAGATATTCGGTCTCCATGGCCAAACGCCAGGCTTCAGCGCTATTAGCCAACGTCACGGAAGAGACCCTTCAGGACGGCTCCATCAGGCTCAAGATAAGGGGGGCGGCGTAA
- a CDS encoding 30S ribosomal protein S1 has product MLLRPEGYEYRGGAMDKLYDAMQREYPIEAMIVRVTWENNLPVWELDLGVVRGLVPSSETGLGNDAPALMQKFTGQKVSVKIKGIDKNAGIAACSRREAIADAREKMFDVLREGQRIEAVVKIINPKQLLVDIGGGVLVHVPRVAATKSRALRLVDIFSPGQPVSVIVKALNKQTDTISVTMVSGSDPWEEIPELRRGDSVAGIVVGLNPEYVMVETFATPGVVGLAPPPQRGNLRRGSKVRCVVQNFSRKNKKLSLRLRDTLA; this is encoded by the coding sequence TTGTTGCTTAGACCGGAAGGATATGAGTACCGCGGTGGGGCAATGGATAAACTCTACGATGCGATGCAGCGGGAATATCCCATTGAAGCGATGATTGTGCGGGTAACATGGGAAAACAACTTGCCAGTGTGGGAATTGGACCTTGGTGTTGTTCGGGGGCTGGTGCCTTCATCCGAGACGGGCCTGGGGAATGACGCCCCTGCCCTGATGCAAAAATTCACCGGCCAGAAGGTATCTGTGAAGATTAAAGGGATTGATAAAAACGCTGGTATAGCCGCTTGCAGCAGGCGCGAGGCTATAGCTGACGCCAGGGAGAAGATGTTCGATGTCCTGCGTGAAGGACAGAGAATCGAGGCGGTCGTGAAAATCATCAACCCTAAACAACTTCTTGTGGATATTGGCGGCGGTGTGTTGGTTCACGTGCCGCGGGTAGCGGCGACGAAAAGCAGGGCGCTCAGGCTGGTTGATATTTTCAGCCCGGGGCAACCGGTAAGTGTGATAGTAAAAGCACTGAACAAGCAAACCGATACCATCTCGGTAACCATGGTATCCGGGAGCGACCCATGGGAAGAAATTCCCGAACTGAGGCGCGGGGATAGTGTGGCCGGTATAGTAGTTGGATTAAATCCAGAATATGTCATGGTGGAAACGTTTGCGACCCCTGGCGTGGTTGGTCTGGCGCCGCCGCCACAACGGGGAAATTTGCGGCGTGGCAGTAAGGTCCGGTGTGTAGTACAAAACTTCAGCCGAAAGAATAAAAAGTTGAGTTTAAGACTGCGCGATACCCTGGCTTGA
- a CDS encoding DUF2997 domain-containing protein, which translates to MKEIIITVKPDGSTEIEAAGYTGRDCLKATKPFEDALGFITQREPKPIMLQETEENEVGGSGVFKKLSAF; encoded by the coding sequence ATGAAAGAAATCATTATCACAGTAAAACCGGACGGGTCCACCGAGATCGAGGCGGCGGGGTATACCGGCAGGGATTGTCTGAAGGCAACCAAGCCGTTCGAGGACGCCCTCGGGTTCATTACCCAACGCGAGCCAAAGCCGATCATGCTCCAGGAAACCGAAGAGAATGAGGTGGGAGGCAGTGGTGTCTTTAAAAAACTCAGTGCCTTTTAA
- a CDS encoding EAL domain-containing protein, whose protein sequence is MDFTEEINRIIEKKEILTFFQPIIHLRTGNVAGFEALSRGPVGSLHSPNNLFTTAYRCHRQQEVELVCLELAVKHSKRLPPGQVFFNLSPSTILSSSNTVLNIIDPLNDRAVIELTEIKVKNRDVGTLVAILSSFRACGIKIALDDVGKGERDFWSISEFPSDFLKINQNSIHRLARYKNGTAHRYRLMIEKLLELGKLLGAQVIAEGVETNGHCQIVKDLGIELAQGFFFSKAMPVEHWIEEEGQK, encoded by the coding sequence GTGGATTTTACTGAAGAGATAAACAGAATTATTGAAAAAAAAGAGATATTAACTTTTTTTCAACCTATAATTCATCTGAGAACCGGAAACGTAGCTGGCTTTGAGGCATTGTCCAGAGGGCCTGTCGGTAGCCTGCATTCCCCCAACAACCTTTTTACAACCGCTTACAGGTGCCACAGACAGCAAGAAGTTGAACTGGTCTGTCTGGAATTGGCGGTAAAACACTCAAAACGCCTTCCTCCCGGGCAGGTGTTTTTCAACCTAAGTCCCAGTACAATTCTATCTTCCAGCAACACCGTCTTGAATATTATCGACCCATTAAATGACAGGGCAGTTATCGAACTTACCGAGATAAAGGTCAAAAACAGAGATGTAGGGACTTTGGTGGCCATCCTAAGCAGTTTCCGCGCTTGCGGGATTAAAATCGCACTTGACGACGTTGGGAAAGGGGAACGTGACTTCTGGAGTATAAGCGAGTTCCCGTCGGATTTTCTGAAAATAAATCAGAACTCGATTCACAGGCTGGCACGGTATAAAAATGGTACTGCCCACCGATACCGGTTGATGATTGAAAAGTTACTGGAGTTGGGTAAATTACTCGGCGCCCAGGTGATAGCCGAAGGCGTGGAGACGAATGGACACTGTCAGATCGTTAAAGACCTTGGAATTGAACTTGCCCAGGGCTTTTTCTTTTCAAAGGCAATGCCGGTAGAGCATTGGATAGAAGAGGAGGGGCAGAAATAA
- a CDS encoding type II toxin-antitoxin system RelE/ParE family toxin has product MIWQILYYQEGNSQPVREYIDSLYPKTKAKILRNLLLLSEFGPDLGWPFVSNISRNIWELRTVHQGNQYRILFAVTEGKIILLLHGFQKKTKKLPEKELNLAVSRFTHYQKRIKEQ; this is encoded by the coding sequence ATGATATGGCAGATACTTTACTATCAAGAAGGCAACAGTCAACCCGTGCGGGAATATATCGACAGCCTATATCCAAAGACAAAAGCCAAAATTCTAAGGAACCTTTTACTGCTGTCAGAATTCGGACCTGACCTTGGCTGGCCTTTTGTGAGTAACATCTCCCGAAACATTTGGGAATTAAGAACGGTACACCAGGGAAATCAGTATCGAATACTATTTGCAGTAACAGAGGGCAAAATAATTCTATTGTTGCATGGTTTTCAAAAAAAGACAAAAAAATTACCCGAAAAAGAATTAAACCTAGCTGTTAGCAGGTTCACCCATTACCAAAAACGTATTAAGGAGCAATAA
- a CDS encoding helix-turn-helix domain-containing protein: MDDLKRHLQESLNDPAFRKVWAETEPEYQVVRQLIATRLNKGLTQKELAKLVGTTQSTIARIENGGQNVSIRTLSKLASALESEVKITLQPR; this comes from the coding sequence ATGGACGATTTAAAAAGACATCTTCAAGAAAGCCTCAATGACCCTGCCTTTCGGAAGGTTTGGGCTGAAACTGAGCCGGAATACCAGGTGGTACGTCAACTTATTGCAACGCGCCTTAACAAAGGGCTTACACAAAAAGAACTAGCAAAGCTTGTAGGAACAACACAATCCACAATTGCCAGGATTGAAAACGGAGGCCAAAACGTAAGTATTCGGACACTTTCTAAATTAGCCAGCGCGCTTGAATCAGAAGTAAAAATAACTCTTCAGCCGCGTTAA